A stretch of the Bradyrhizobium sp. CCBAU 53351 genome encodes the following:
- a CDS encoding amidohydrolase family protein has product MKCLPALLAAICFGLVPTAPAIAAGTADLIISGGTIYTGADEAPFVGDVAVSGDRIVYVGPHAGAPAAKASIDAQGMIVAPGFIDVHTHPESYIRSGDAAKRLNAPWLMQGVSTIFIGVDGRGTPNVAADQAELEAQKVGTNIVSYVGFGAVREAVLGHDARAPSPDELERMKALVAQAMCEGAIGLSAGLFYAPQSFARTEEVVAVAKEAARRGGIYDTHQRDESSYSIGLMNSAKEVLQIGREAEMPVHFAHLKALGVDLQGQVPEVIRLIEAARAAGQKVTADQYPWLASSTSLDAALVPRWAVDGGYAAMIKRFDDAAQMAKIRDEMMENLRRRGGADSILLTSVDREWTGKRLSEMAEAWKVEPVDAAVRILRANPRDSIASFNMIDSDVDLVMKQPWVVTGSDGTDGHPRQFATFPRKYAVYVRERQVIDLKTFIRQSTGLSADIFKLDRRGYLRPDYFADVVVFDPARYAPKADYVRPRELTVGVHTLLVNGAPTIQDGQLTTAASGRALKRTPAPGTCP; this is encoded by the coding sequence ATGAAATGCCTGCCTGCCCTTCTTGCCGCCATTTGCTTTGGTCTCGTCCCAACTGCCCCTGCCATCGCCGCCGGCACGGCCGATCTCATCATCAGCGGAGGGACGATCTACACCGGCGCCGACGAGGCTCCGTTCGTCGGCGACGTCGCGGTGAGCGGCGACAGGATCGTCTATGTCGGCCCGCATGCCGGCGCGCCGGCGGCAAAGGCCAGCATCGACGCACAGGGCATGATCGTCGCGCCCGGGTTCATCGACGTCCACACCCATCCCGAAAGCTATATCCGATCGGGCGATGCGGCCAAGCGGCTGAATGCGCCATGGCTCATGCAGGGCGTTTCGACCATCTTCATCGGCGTCGACGGCAGGGGTACGCCCAACGTCGCGGCCGATCAGGCCGAGCTCGAGGCGCAAAAGGTCGGCACCAACATCGTCAGCTATGTCGGTTTCGGTGCGGTCCGCGAGGCGGTGCTGGGCCATGATGCCCGCGCGCCTTCGCCTGATGAACTGGAACGCATGAAGGCGCTGGTTGCCCAAGCGATGTGCGAAGGCGCCATCGGCCTTTCCGCCGGGCTGTTCTACGCTCCGCAGAGTTTTGCCAGGACCGAGGAAGTGGTGGCGGTGGCGAAGGAAGCCGCGCGCCGCGGCGGCATCTACGACACCCACCAGCGCGACGAGAGCTCATATTCCATTGGTCTGATGAATTCCGCGAAGGAGGTGCTCCAGATTGGCCGTGAGGCGGAGATGCCGGTGCATTTTGCGCATCTGAAGGCGCTCGGCGTCGACCTGCAGGGCCAAGTGCCGGAAGTGATCCGCCTGATCGAGGCGGCGCGCGCGGCGGGCCAGAAGGTGACGGCGGATCAATATCCGTGGCTGGCGTCGAGCACGAGCCTCGATGCGGCGCTGGTGCCGCGCTGGGCGGTCGATGGCGGCTATGCGGCGATGATCAAACGTTTCGACGATGCGGCACAGATGGCGAAAATCCGCGACGAGATGATGGAGAATTTGCGACGCCGCGGCGGCGCGGACTCGATCCTGCTGACCAGCGTCGATCGGGAATGGACGGGAAAGCGGCTGTCGGAAATGGCCGAGGCGTGGAAGGTCGAGCCCGTCGACGCCGCGGTGCGCATCCTGCGCGCCAACCCGCGCGACTCGATCGCTTCCTTCAACATGATCGACAGCGATGTCGACCTCGTGATGAAGCAGCCATGGGTCGTCACCGGCTCCGACGGCACCGACGGCCATCCCCGGCAATTCGCCACCTTTCCGCGCAAATACGCCGTCTACGTCAGGGAGCGCCAGGTCATCGATTTGAAGACGTTCATCCGTCAGTCCACCGGGCTGTCGGCCGACATCTTCAAGCTCGACCGCCGCGGCTATCTGCGGCCGGACTATTTCGCCGATGTCGTGGTGTTCGACCCGGCCCGCTACGCGCCGAAGGCGGACTATGTGCGCCCGCGCGAGCTGACCGTCGGCGTGCACACGCTATTGGTCAACGGCGCGCCGACGATCCAGGACGGCCAACTGACGACGGCGGCCAGCGGCCGCGCGCTCAAGCGCACGCCGGCGCCGGGGACTTGTCCGTAG
- a CDS encoding D-amino acid dehydrogenase: MKICVLGAGVIGLTTAWCLSEAGHDVIIVDRHAETGADASAANGGQLSYAFVTPLASPATLLKLPSLLVARDSPMRIRPGLDPHLISWGVRFLLACRSAAVRDTVAAQLALAAISRDELTRLSQTLDLAFGLRTAGKLVLFRSPSEFDAARSAVTGKAGADNAQQVLTPAECLALEPALKLGARELAGGIFTASEQVGDCAAFCAALADRLTQRNNVEWLLDTPVTGPVRSGGRLVGVDTAKGRVQADRFVLCMGASSSAFARACGFYLPIYPVKGYSITLQPAGEVSALRHSVTDFERKLVFAPLARDEGTAIRIAGIADLDGNDASLDPGRLDILRRAAAKMLGMATDGDVEPWCGLRPMTPDSRPIIGWSPLSGLFINSGHGMLGWTLACGSARLTADLIDGRPAAIEAGAFAVRRAA, from the coding sequence ATGAAAATCTGTGTCCTCGGCGCCGGCGTCATCGGACTGACGACGGCATGGTGCCTCAGCGAGGCCGGACATGACGTGATCATCGTCGACCGCCATGCCGAGACCGGCGCCGACGCCAGCGCCGCCAACGGCGGCCAGCTGTCCTATGCCTTCGTGACCCCGCTGGCATCGCCTGCGACACTGTTGAAGCTGCCCTCGCTGCTGGTCGCCAGAGACTCGCCGATGCGTATTCGCCCCGGCCTCGATCCGCATCTGATATCCTGGGGCGTTCGCTTCCTGCTCGCCTGCCGCTCGGCCGCCGTGCGCGACACCGTTGCCGCGCAGCTCGCGCTTGCCGCCATCAGCCGGGACGAATTGACACGCCTGTCGCAGACGCTCGATCTCGCGTTTGGATTGCGAACCGCCGGCAAGCTGGTGCTGTTCCGTTCGCCCAGCGAATTCGACGCCGCACGAAGCGCCGTCACCGGCAAGGCCGGCGCTGACAATGCGCAGCAGGTGCTCACACCGGCCGAGTGCCTCGCACTGGAGCCCGCGCTCAAGCTCGGAGCACGCGAACTCGCCGGCGGCATTTTCACCGCCTCCGAACAGGTCGGCGATTGCGCCGCGTTCTGCGCCGCGCTTGCCGACCGCCTGACACAGCGAAACAATGTCGAGTGGCTGCTCGACACGCCTGTGACCGGACCGGTCCGGTCCGGCGGCCGTCTTGTTGGTGTGGACACCGCTAAGGGACGCGTGCAAGCCGACCGCTTCGTTCTCTGCATGGGAGCATCCTCGAGCGCCTTTGCAAGAGCTTGCGGATTTTACCTGCCGATCTACCCGGTCAAGGGCTACAGCATCACGCTGCAGCCCGCGGGCGAAGTCAGCGCGCTTCGCCACAGCGTCACCGACTTCGAACGCAAGCTGGTGTTCGCGCCGCTCGCGCGCGACGAAGGCACGGCGATCCGGATTGCCGGGATTGCCGATCTCGACGGCAACGATGCAAGCCTTGATCCGGGCCGTCTCGACATCCTGCGCCGCGCGGCGGCGAAAATGCTGGGGATGGCGACTGACGGCGACGTCGAGCCATGGTGCGGGCTACGCCCAATGACGCCCGATAGCCGGCCGATCATCGGGTGGTCGCCGCTCTCCGGGCTGTTCATCAATTCGGGCCACGGCATGCTCGGCTGGACGCTGGCCTGCGGCAGCGCCCGCCTCACCGCTGACCTGATCGACGGCAGGCCGGCGGCGATTGAAGCCGGCGCGTTTGCGGTGCGGCGCGCGGCGTGA
- a CDS encoding LysR family transcriptional regulator, translating to MELRWLQDFLMVAETGNFTRAAERRNTSQAAFSRRIKSLEAWLGFDLIDRSVYPTQLTPQGERFREHAGELLRQMLDSRDELGGKPLRSHEHIRIALPFAMATAQLPQWWQAWSAERRMSCSVVVGNIHDLVTSLVSGNADLMICYHHAQQPIHLDPDRYERVSLGTEYLRPYVSEALAAKGGISLPGKASHPVPLLMYSPGVYFARLVDLILENAPITGQRVIESDMSDVLCEMALAGRGVAWLTEGTAAAHGHKGLAAIGGNKWALPLSLVAFKDRTNSQRSLNLFWSELRRNNAAHAADGRTGKVAKGPVKSPARPSRSSR from the coding sequence ATGGAACTGCGCTGGCTGCAGGATTTTCTGATGGTGGCCGAGACCGGCAACTTCACCCGTGCGGCCGAGCGGCGCAACACGTCGCAGGCGGCGTTCAGCCGCCGCATCAAGTCGCTGGAGGCCTGGCTCGGCTTCGATCTGATCGATCGCAGCGTCTATCCGACGCAATTGACGCCGCAAGGCGAGCGCTTTCGCGAGCATGCCGGGGAATTGCTGCGGCAGATGCTAGACAGCCGCGACGAGCTTGGCGGCAAGCCGCTGCGCTCGCATGAGCACATCAGGATCGCACTGCCGTTCGCCATGGCGACGGCGCAGCTGCCGCAGTGGTGGCAAGCCTGGTCCGCCGAGCGGCGCATGAGCTGTTCGGTCGTGGTCGGCAACATCCATGATCTCGTCACCTCGCTGGTGTCGGGCAACGCGGACCTGATGATCTGCTATCACCACGCTCAGCAGCCAATCCATCTCGATCCGGATCGCTACGAGCGCGTGAGCCTCGGCACCGAGTATTTGCGGCCCTATGTCAGCGAGGCGCTGGCCGCCAAGGGAGGCATATCGCTGCCGGGCAAGGCGTCGCATCCGGTGCCGCTGCTGATGTATTCGCCCGGTGTCTATTTCGCGCGCCTGGTCGATCTCATCCTGGAGAATGCCCCGATCACCGGCCAGCGGGTGATCGAAAGCGACATGTCCGATGTGCTATGCGAGATGGCGCTGGCCGGACGCGGCGTCGCCTGGCTTACGGAAGGTACCGCCGCGGCGCATGGCCACAAGGGATTGGCGGCCATCGGGGGCAACAAGTGGGCGTTGCCGCTATCTTTAGTCGCATTCAAGGACCGGACGAATAGCCAGCGATCGCTAAATCTCTTTTGGTCCGAACTGCGCAGGAATAATGCGGCCCATGCCGCAGACGGGCGTACGGGGAAGGTTGCGAAAGGACCGGTCAAATCGCCTGCCAGGCCTTCGAGATCGAGTCGCTGA
- a CDS encoding amino acid ABC transporter substrate-binding protein, which translates to MAQELTGTLKNIKDTGAITLGFRDSSIPFSYLDDNQKPVGFAMDICYKIVDAVTKELKLDKLEVKLNPVTSATRIPLMANGTIDLECGSTTNNAERQKQVAFTNTHFLTASRYVFKKSSGLKSIDDLKGKTVVSTAGTTNIKQLTEANVAKGLGANIIPAKDHAEAFLMVETDRAVAFVMDDILLASLVAGSKSPGDYEISKDAFSKPEPYGIMLRKDDAAFKKVVDAATAALYTSGEAQKIYDKWFTQKIPPKGLNLNTPISAELKNEFAKPLDSPNPDDYK; encoded by the coding sequence ATGGCCCAGGAACTCACGGGAACGCTGAAGAACATCAAGGACACGGGCGCCATCACGCTGGGCTTCCGCGACTCCTCGATCCCGTTCTCCTATCTGGATGACAACCAGAAGCCCGTCGGGTTCGCGATGGACATCTGCTACAAGATCGTCGACGCCGTGACGAAGGAGCTCAAGCTCGACAAGCTCGAGGTCAAGCTCAACCCGGTGACCTCCGCGACCCGCATCCCGCTGATGGCCAACGGCACCATCGATCTCGAATGCGGCTCGACCACCAACAATGCCGAGCGCCAGAAGCAGGTTGCCTTCACCAACACCCACTTCCTGACCGCCAGCCGCTACGTCTTCAAGAAGTCGAGCGGCCTGAAGTCGATCGACGACCTCAAGGGCAAGACGGTGGTCTCGACCGCCGGCACCACCAATATCAAGCAGCTCACCGAAGCCAACGTTGCCAAGGGCCTCGGCGCCAATATCATCCCGGCCAAGGATCACGCCGAAGCCTTCCTGATGGTCGAGACCGACCGCGCGGTCGCCTTCGTCATGGACGACATTTTGCTCGCGAGCCTCGTCGCCGGCTCGAAGTCGCCGGGCGACTACGAGATCTCCAAGGATGCGTTCTCCAAGCCGGAGCCCTACGGCATCATGCTGCGCAAGGACGACGCAGCCTTCAAGAAGGTGGTCGATGCCGCGACTGCGGCGCTCTACACCTCCGGCGAGGCGCAGAAGATCTACGACAAGTGGTTCACGCAGAAGATCCCGCCGAAGGGGCTGAATCTCAACACCCCGATCTCGGCCGAGCTGAAGAACGAGTTCGCCAAGCCCTTGGACTCGCCGAACCCGGACGACTATAAGTAA
- a CDS encoding amino acid ABC transporter permease, which translates to MNYNWNWGIFFQPNPMGTGTYLDMLLSGLVLTLKTAALAWIIALITGSLVGVMRTLPSKGANWFGFAYVEFFRNMPLLVQLFLWFFVLPELLPKGAGTWLKQLPNAPFWTAAIGIGFFMSARVAVQLQAGIGSLPRGQKMAATALGLTTAQGYRYVLLPMAFRIILPPLTSEFLNTIKNTAVAITIGLLELTGQARSMQEFSFQVFEAFTAATILYLLVNAVVVTAMRFLERWVAIPGYITGK; encoded by the coding sequence GTGAACTATAACTGGAACTGGGGAATCTTTTTCCAGCCGAACCCGATGGGCACCGGCACCTATCTCGACATGCTCTTGTCGGGCCTGGTGCTGACCCTCAAGACCGCGGCGCTGGCCTGGATCATCGCGCTGATCACCGGCTCGCTCGTCGGCGTGATGCGCACGCTGCCGTCGAAGGGGGCGAACTGGTTCGGCTTCGCCTACGTCGAATTCTTCCGCAACATGCCGCTGCTGGTGCAGCTTTTCCTGTGGTTCTTCGTGCTGCCGGAATTGTTGCCAAAAGGCGCCGGCACCTGGCTGAAGCAGCTGCCGAACGCGCCGTTCTGGACGGCGGCGATCGGCATCGGCTTCTTCATGTCGGCGCGCGTCGCCGTGCAGCTGCAGGCCGGCATCGGTTCACTGCCGCGCGGGCAGAAGATGGCGGCAACGGCGCTGGGCCTGACCACCGCGCAGGGCTATCGCTACGTGCTGCTGCCGATGGCGTTCCGCATCATCCTGCCGCCGCTGACCTCCGAGTTTCTCAACACCATCAAGAACACGGCGGTCGCCATCACCATCGGTCTGCTCGAGCTGACCGGACAGGCGCGCTCGATGCAGGAATTCTCGTTCCAGGTGTTCGAGGCCTTCACCGCCGCGACGATCCTCTATCTCCTCGTCAATGCCGTTGTCGTGACCGCGATGCGCTTCCTCGAGCGCTGGGTCGCGATCCCCGGCTACATCACGGGGAAATAA
- a CDS encoding amino acid ABC transporter permease — protein MFANLDFDVIRRALPYLFYEGMTFTLTLTGLAALGGLIFGTALALMRLSGFKILGRIAGVYVDFMRSLPLVLVIFWFYFLVPYIGQWVTGASRPISVGAFASSLITFIMFEAAYFSEIMRAGIQSISRGQPSAASALGLTYAQTMRYVVLPQAFRNMLPVLITQTIVLFQDTSLVYVLSITDFLGAASKVAQRDGRLVEMYLFAAVVYFTISCIASFGVRRLQARIAIIR, from the coding sequence ATGTTCGCCAATCTCGATTTCGACGTCATCCGCCGCGCGCTGCCTTACCTGTTCTACGAGGGCATGACGTTCACGCTGACGCTGACGGGCCTCGCGGCCCTCGGCGGCCTTATCTTCGGCACGGCGCTCGCCCTGATGCGGCTCTCCGGCTTCAAGATCCTTGGCCGCATCGCCGGGGTCTATGTCGACTTCATGCGCTCGCTGCCGCTGGTGCTGGTGATCTTCTGGTTCTACTTCCTGGTGCCCTATATCGGGCAGTGGGTGACCGGCGCCTCGCGTCCGATCAGCGTCGGCGCGTTCGCGTCCTCGCTCATCACCTTCATCATGTTCGAGGCGGCGTACTTCTCCGAAATCATGCGCGCCGGCATCCAGTCGATCTCGCGCGGCCAGCCGTCCGCGGCCAGTGCGCTCGGACTGACCTACGCCCAGACCATGCGCTACGTCGTGCTGCCGCAGGCGTTTCGCAACATGCTGCCGGTGCTGATCACGCAGACCATCGTGCTGTTCCAGGACACTTCGCTGGTTTACGTCCTGTCGATCACGGACTTCCTGGGTGCGGCGAGCAAGGTGGCCCAGCGCGACGGGCGCCTCGTCGAAATGTACCTGTTCGCAGCCGTGGTCTACTTCACCATTTCCTGTATCGCGTCCTTCGGCGTCCGCCGCCTGCAGGCGCGCATCGCCATCATTCGCTAG
- a CDS encoding amino acid ABC transporter ATP-binding protein — MIEISHVNKWYTPSFQVLTDCTTSVTKGEVVVVCGPSGSGKSTLIKCVNALEPFQSGDISVDGTKVNDPKTNLPKLRSRVGMVFQHFELFPHLKIIDNLCLAQEKVLNRSRDKAMAKGMQLLERVGLKEQAQKFPANLSGGQQQRVAIARALAMDPIVMLFDEPTSALDPEMVSEVLDVMVDLAHEGMTMMVVTHEMGFARKVANRVIFMDRGEIVEDAAKEDFFGKPRSDRAQKFLSKILSH, encoded by the coding sequence ATGATCGAAATCAGCCACGTCAACAAATGGTACACGCCGAGCTTCCAGGTGCTGACCGACTGCACGACCAGCGTCACCAAGGGCGAGGTCGTCGTGGTCTGCGGCCCCTCGGGCTCGGGCAAGTCGACCTTGATCAAATGCGTCAATGCGCTCGAGCCGTTCCAGAGCGGCGACATCAGCGTCGACGGCACCAAGGTCAATGATCCCAAGACCAATCTGCCGAAGCTGCGCTCGCGCGTCGGCATGGTGTTCCAGCATTTCGAGTTGTTCCCGCACCTCAAGATCATCGACAATCTCTGCCTCGCGCAGGAGAAGGTGTTGAACCGGTCGCGCGACAAGGCGATGGCGAAAGGCATGCAGCTGCTGGAGCGCGTTGGCCTCAAGGAGCAGGCGCAAAAGTTTCCCGCGAACCTGTCAGGCGGCCAGCAGCAGCGTGTTGCGATCGCCCGTGCGCTCGCCATGGATCCGATCGTCATGCTGTTCGACGAGCCGACCTCGGCGCTCGACCCGGAAATGGTCAGCGAGGTGCTTGACGTCATGGTGGACCTCGCTCATGAGGGCATGACCATGATGGTCGTCACCCACGAGATGGGCTTTGCCCGCAAGGTGGCCAATCGCGTGATCTTCATGGACCGCGGCGAGATTGTCGAGGACGCGGCAAAGGAAGACTTTTTCGGCAAGCCGCGCAGCGACCGCGCGCAGAAGTTCTTGTCGAAGATCCTGTCGCACTGA
- a CDS encoding D-amino-acid transaminase gives MDPLAYVNGSFVPLSDAKISVLDRGFLFADGIYEVSAVLDGKLVDNASHLARLERSVGEIKLKLPETVERITELQKELIARNKLVNGLVYLQVTRGADKGRDFPFPKADVKSSLVMFTSEKDIINAAAATTGINVITVPDIRWERRDIKSVALLAQVLAKQAAAEAGAGEAWMLEDGYVTEGGSSSAFILTKDDVIVTRKNSNAILPGCTRKAVVALAEERQLRVEERSFTVAEALAAKEAFATSASLFVQPVVAIDGKTIGDGKPGPMATRLREIYVEFAKATAV, from the coding sequence TTGGACCCGCTCGCCTACGTCAACGGCTCATTCGTCCCGCTCTCGGATGCCAAGATCTCGGTCCTCGATCGCGGCTTCCTGTTCGCCGACGGCATCTATGAGGTCTCGGCCGTGCTCGACGGCAAGCTGGTCGACAACGCCTCGCATCTGGCCCGCCTGGAGCGCTCGGTCGGCGAGATCAAGCTTAAGCTGCCGGAGACGGTCGAGCGCATCACCGAGCTGCAGAAGGAGCTGATCGCGCGCAACAAGCTCGTGAACGGTCTCGTCTATCTCCAGGTGACGCGCGGCGCCGACAAGGGCCGCGACTTTCCGTTTCCCAAGGCCGACGTCAAGTCGAGCCTCGTGATGTTCACCTCGGAGAAGGACATCATCAACGCCGCCGCGGCGACGACGGGTATCAACGTCATCACGGTGCCGGACATCCGCTGGGAGCGCCGCGACATCAAGAGCGTGGCGCTGCTCGCGCAAGTGCTGGCAAAGCAGGCCGCCGCCGAGGCCGGCGCCGGCGAGGCCTGGATGCTGGAGGATGGATACGTCACCGAGGGCGGTTCGTCCTCGGCGTTCATCCTCACCAAGGACGACGTCATCGTGACCCGCAAAAACTCCAACGCGATCCTGCCGGGCTGCACCCGCAAGGCCGTGGTGGCGCTCGCCGAAGAGCGCCAGCTCCGCGTCGAGGAACGTTCCTTCACCGTCGCCGAGGCACTCGCCGCCAAGGAGGCCTTTGCCACCTCGGCGTCACTGTTCGTCCAGCCGGTGGTTGCGATCGACGGCAAGACAATCGGCGACGGCAAGCCGGGCCCGATGGCCACGCGCCTGCGCGAGATCTACGTGGAGTTCGCCAAGGCGACGGCGGTTTAG
- a CDS encoding carboxymuconolactone decarboxylase family protein has translation MKPRMSFYQAAPDTMKALMALEEQIQSTGLEKSLIELVKIRASQINGCAFCINMHTEDARKRGETEQRIYLLDAWRESPLYSDRERAALAWTDAVTLISQTHAPDDVYEQVRAQFSEEETVNLTMLIGAINAWNRIAIAFRAVHPVKVKASVA, from the coding sequence ATGAAGCCCCGCATGAGTTTCTATCAGGCCGCCCCTGACACGATGAAGGCGCTGATGGCACTGGAAGAGCAGATCCAGTCGACCGGTCTCGAGAAATCACTGATCGAGCTGGTCAAGATCCGGGCGTCGCAGATCAACGGCTGCGCCTTCTGCATCAACATGCACACCGAGGATGCCCGCAAGCGCGGCGAGACCGAGCAGCGCATCTACCTGCTCGATGCCTGGCGCGAATCTCCGCTCTATTCCGACCGCGAGCGCGCGGCGCTGGCCTGGACTGACGCGGTGACGTTGATCTCGCAGACCCACGCGCCCGATGATGTCTACGAGCAGGTCCGCGCGCAGTTCTCCGAGGAGGAGACGGTGAACCTGACCATGCTGATCGGCGCCATCAACGCCTGGAACAGGATCGCGATCGCGTTCCGCGCGGTTCATCCGGTGAAGGTGAAGGCGTCGGTAGCGTAG